The following proteins come from a genomic window of Bradyrhizobium paxllaeri:
- a CDS encoding ATP-binding cassette domain-containing protein translates to MQVVRPIEIAQASSDAPAPLFELDRVGFAVAERALLEPLTLSLPARSVVGLIGHNGSGKSTLLKLLARQQPSSSGTIRFEGRALREWSDREYARKVAYLPQQTPPAAGMLVKELVALGRYPWHGALGRFGDTDRDKVAEAMALTHIEPFADRLVDTLSGGERQRVWIAMLVAQDAECLLLDEPTSALDIAHQIEVLSLVKQLARERNLGVVVVLHDVNMAARFCDEIIALHSGKLIARGTPDKIMTPAELETIYGIAMGVMPSPDHGHLISFAR, encoded by the coding sequence ATGCAGGTAGTTCGGCCAATCGAAATCGCGCAAGCCTCGTCCGATGCGCCCGCCCCGTTGTTCGAGCTCGACCGGGTCGGCTTCGCAGTCGCAGAGCGCGCGCTGCTCGAACCGCTCACCCTCTCCCTTCCCGCGCGCAGCGTCGTGGGCCTGATCGGACACAATGGCTCCGGCAAATCGACCCTGCTGAAATTGCTGGCGCGGCAGCAGCCGAGCTCTTCCGGCACGATCCGCTTCGAGGGGCGCGCGTTGCGCGAATGGAGCGATCGGGAGTACGCCCGCAAGGTCGCCTATCTGCCACAGCAGACGCCGCCTGCCGCCGGTATGCTGGTGAAGGAGCTGGTTGCGCTCGGCCGCTATCCCTGGCACGGCGCGCTCGGCCGGTTTGGCGATACCGACCGCGACAAGGTCGCGGAAGCGATGGCGCTGACTCACATCGAGCCGTTTGCTGACCGGCTGGTCGATACTTTGTCAGGCGGCGAGCGCCAGCGGGTATGGATAGCGATGCTGGTTGCGCAGGATGCCGAATGCCTGCTGCTCGACGAGCCCACCTCGGCGCTCGACATCGCCCACCAGATCGAGGTTCTGTCGCTCGTCAAGCAGCTCGCCCGCGAGCGCAATCTCGGTGTGGTCGTCGTGCTCCATGACGTCAACATGGCGGCGCGTTTCTGCGACGAGATCATCGCCTTGCATTCAGGCAAGCTGATTGCCCGCGGCACCCCGGACAAGATCATGACCCCGGCCGAGCTCGAAACCATCTACGGCATCGCGATGGGGGTGATGCCGTCGCCGGATCACGGCCATCTCATCAGTTTCGCGCGGTGA
- a CDS encoding 4'-phosphopantetheinyl transferase family protein, which translates to MRCLHDAGFTRPIEQLKSEEIVLWLAKVTPPGHVAVGEPDTLGIEHATQVLAAEETERLARFLHIEDRMSYLAAHAGARLLLGSLVDQPASALRFESSAHGKPILVGGPANLDFSLSHARGAVAVAAACMPVGVDIEPLREIVDMDSISEIALAAEERKVLWSAPAALRSRLFLRYWTLKEAVLKAAGLGFTIPPNTVVIDPGPSPAVLSLPDALGPTEEWRLIAPAI; encoded by the coding sequence TTGCGATGCCTGCATGATGCAGGCTTCACACGCCCGATCGAACAGCTGAAGTCGGAAGAGATCGTTCTCTGGCTGGCCAAGGTAACTCCGCCCGGCCATGTCGCCGTCGGCGAACCCGATACGCTCGGGATCGAGCACGCCACGCAAGTGCTCGCTGCCGAAGAGACCGAGCGTCTGGCACGATTCCTCCACATTGAGGATCGCATGAGCTATCTCGCGGCGCATGCTGGCGCGCGTCTCCTGCTTGGCAGCCTCGTGGACCAGCCCGCCTCAGCCCTTCGGTTTGAGTCCTCGGCACACGGCAAGCCGATCCTCGTTGGCGGGCCTGCGAATCTCGACTTCAGCCTGAGCCACGCGCGAGGCGCCGTAGCGGTTGCAGCGGCCTGCATGCCTGTTGGTGTCGATATCGAACCGCTGCGCGAAATCGTCGATATGGATTCCATCAGCGAAATCGCGCTGGCAGCCGAAGAACGGAAGGTCCTGTGGAGCGCACCAGCGGCGCTGCGGTCCCGGCTGTTTCTTCGCTATTGGACTCTCAAGGAGGCGGTGCTCAAAGCCGCCGGTCTCGGATTCACGATACCTCCGAATACCGTGGTCATCGATCCAGGCCCCTCTCCTGCGGTGCTATCGCTGCCGGATGCGCTTGGACCCACCGAAGAATGGCGGCTGATCGCTCCCGCCATCTAG
- a CDS encoding lysine N(6)-hydroxylase/L-ornithine N(5)-oxygenase family protein, translating to MSHQLAIEHDVIGVGFGPSNLALAIALDESARRSRLKCAPLFVERQPHFTWHGGMLLPGSDMQISFLKDLVSLRDPTSPFTFVNYLHKRGRLLDFVNCRTFYPSRIEFNDYLRWVADQFKPQAVYGETIIAVEPVTAGQTVTSLRVHSRTLTGGETVRLARNLVVAAGGQPYIPQVFANIAGDSRLFHSSRYLDTVERAGFGGRAARVAVIGGGQSATEVTVDLHSRFPDARIDLIFRGHALKPSDSSPFVNEIFNPDYTDFIYAQSSERRDAIVRNFRNTNYAVVDSDLLDQLYRLLYQQRVGGETRVALHPRSEITGVDAGSEGIEISLADKFGGGSRRSTYDTVVLATGYDRETPHAFLEPIQRYVRDAVLDRNYRLVTSPAFRPQIHLQGYSEASHGLSDTLLSVLATRSQEIAESLLSTISRRELIA from the coding sequence ATGTCTCACCAGCTTGCGATCGAGCACGACGTCATCGGCGTCGGATTCGGGCCTTCCAATCTTGCGCTCGCGATCGCATTGGACGAATCCGCCAGAAGGTCACGCCTGAAATGCGCGCCGCTGTTCGTGGAAAGGCAGCCGCATTTCACCTGGCACGGCGGCATGCTGCTGCCGGGCAGCGACATGCAGATCTCGTTTCTCAAGGATCTCGTTTCGCTGCGCGATCCGACCAGTCCGTTCACCTTCGTGAACTATCTGCACAAGCGCGGCCGTCTGCTGGATTTCGTCAACTGCCGGACGTTCTATCCGAGCAGGATAGAGTTCAACGACTATCTCCGGTGGGTTGCCGACCAGTTCAAGCCTCAGGCCGTCTACGGCGAAACCATTATCGCGGTCGAGCCGGTGACGGCCGGGCAAACCGTGACGTCCTTGCGGGTTCATTCGCGCACGCTCACCGGCGGAGAGACCGTGCGGCTTGCACGAAATCTGGTGGTCGCGGCGGGAGGGCAGCCTTATATCCCGCAGGTGTTTGCGAACATCGCCGGTGATTCCAGATTATTCCACTCCAGCCGCTATCTCGATACGGTCGAGCGTGCCGGCTTCGGCGGCAGGGCAGCGCGCGTTGCCGTGATCGGCGGAGGACAGAGCGCAACCGAAGTGACGGTCGACCTCCACAGCCGCTTTCCGGACGCGCGCATCGATCTGATCTTTCGCGGCCATGCCTTGAAGCCGTCCGACAGCAGCCCGTTCGTCAACGAGATCTTCAACCCCGATTACACCGACTTCATCTACGCGCAGTCTTCGGAGCGGCGGGACGCCATCGTTCGCAACTTCCGGAACACGAACTATGCCGTGGTCGATTCGGATCTGCTCGATCAATTGTATCGCCTGCTCTACCAGCAGCGCGTCGGCGGCGAGACGAGGGTCGCGTTGCACCCGCGCAGCGAGATAACGGGCGTGGATGCGGGATCGGAAGGGATCGAGATCAGCCTGGCCGACAAGTTCGGGGGCGGAAGTCGCCGATCGACCTATGATACCGTCGTACTGGCAACCGGATACGACAGGGAAACCCCGCACGCATTCCTTGAGCCGATCCAGCGCTATGTTCGCGACGCCGTGCTGGATCGCAACTACAGGCTCGTCACCAGCCCGGCATTCCGGCCGCAAATCCATCTGCAGGGATATTCGGAAGCTTCTCACGGGTTGAGCGATACGCTGCTCTCCGTGCTGGCTACGCGTTCGCAGGAGATTGCCGAGTCGCTGCTTTCGACGATTTCGCGTCGCGAGCTGATCGCGTGA
- a CDS encoding cyclic peptide export ABC transporter — protein sequence MNPRSGLTAQILHLLRPYWPIVLGGIVLGVVGGASVAGLLAVVNRGLYATQGDVATLLSAFAGLCLLILIGSIGADISANYVGQRIIAELRKSLAAKILAAPIDQLEIYRTHRLIPVLTQDVDTISDFAFFFSSFFVSLIITIGCMVYLAVLSWPLFLITGLVIVLGSLAHAFARTRGVRGFNAARDSEDELQKHYRAIAEGAKELRLNRARRQRVYVEQLQRTVDRISTVQVKSINLFVTARALGAMLFFVVIGVALTLRPFLWPDSPAAVSSGFVLVLLYMRGPIDQVIGILPSLGRAQVAMRRIADLSEQFSTPEQDLLAAPSTAPDGSARIESIELRSVSYGFRAVPGSEPFVLGPIDLHVRRGDIVFIVGENGSGKTTLIKLLLGLYAPQSGTVLRDGRPVETETRDDYRQLFTTIFSDYYLFEDLLQGAGMVPEDAERYLKRLEVAHKVSVENGVFTTTDLSTGQRKRLALMNAWLEERPVLVFDEWAADQDPAFRHIFYTELLPDLKRMGKTIIVISHDDRYFGVADHLVRLRHGKVIAGEAVAHEIIKSSSVPTNASL from the coding sequence ATGAATCCACGAAGCGGCCTCACGGCCCAGATCCTGCATCTTTTGCGGCCATATTGGCCGATCGTGCTCGGCGGGATCGTGCTCGGCGTTGTCGGCGGCGCCAGCGTTGCGGGGTTGCTTGCGGTCGTCAATCGCGGGCTCTATGCCACGCAGGGAGATGTCGCAACGCTGCTTTCCGCATTTGCAGGCTTGTGCCTGTTGATCCTGATTGGTTCCATCGGCGCCGATATCAGCGCCAACTATGTCGGACAGCGGATCATTGCCGAGCTCCGCAAGTCGCTCGCCGCCAAGATTCTGGCGGCCCCGATCGATCAGCTCGAAATCTATCGGACGCATCGCCTTATCCCGGTGCTCACGCAGGATGTCGATACGATCAGCGATTTCGCGTTCTTCTTTTCTTCCTTCTTCGTCTCGCTCATCATCACGATCGGCTGCATGGTCTATCTGGCGGTGCTGTCGTGGCCGCTGTTTCTGATTACCGGACTGGTCATCGTCCTCGGCTCGCTTGCGCATGCATTTGCGCGAACGCGGGGCGTTCGCGGGTTCAACGCCGCCCGCGATTCGGAAGACGAACTGCAGAAGCACTATCGCGCGATCGCCGAGGGCGCGAAGGAACTGCGGCTGAACCGCGCGCGCCGCCAGCGCGTCTATGTCGAGCAGCTCCAGCGCACGGTCGACCGGATCAGCACGGTGCAGGTCAAGTCGATCAATCTGTTCGTGACGGCGCGGGCGCTGGGCGCGATGCTGTTCTTCGTCGTGATCGGCGTGGCGCTGACGTTACGGCCGTTCCTCTGGCCGGACAGCCCGGCGGCGGTCTCCAGCGGGTTCGTCCTGGTGCTGCTCTATATGCGGGGGCCGATCGATCAGGTCATCGGAATCCTGCCGTCGCTGGGCCGTGCGCAGGTGGCGATGCGGCGGATTGCCGATCTTTCGGAGCAGTTCTCGACGCCCGAACAGGACTTGCTGGCCGCGCCGTCCACCGCGCCCGATGGATCAGCCAGGATCGAATCGATCGAGCTCCGCAGCGTGTCGTATGGCTTCCGTGCCGTGCCGGGCAGCGAGCCTTTCGTGCTCGGGCCGATCGACCTGCATGTCCGCCGGGGAGACATCGTCTTCATTGTCGGCGAGAACGGCAGCGGCAAGACCACGCTGATCAAGCTGCTGCTCGGCCTTTACGCACCGCAAAGCGGTACGGTGCTGCGCGATGGCCGGCCGGTCGAGACGGAAACGCGCGATGATTACCGGCAGCTCTTCACCACCATCTTCTCCGACTATTACCTGTTTGAGGATCTGCTGCAGGGGGCCGGGATGGTGCCTGAGGACGCAGAACGCTACCTGAAGCGATTGGAGGTCGCGCACAAGGTCTCGGTCGAGAACGGCGTGTTTACGACGACGGACCTCTCGACCGGCCAGCGTAAGCGGCTGGCGCTGATGAATGCGTGGCTCGAGGAGAGGCCGGTCCTCGTGTTCGACGAGTGGGCCGCGGATCAGGATCCTGCCTTCCGTCACATCTTCTACACGGAGCTGCTGCCCGACCTGAAGCGCATGGGCAAGACGATCATCGTGATTTCGCACGATGACCGCTATTTCGGCGTGGCGGATCATCTCGTGCGACTTCGTCACGGCAAAGTCATTGCCGGCGAAGCGGTGGCGCATGAAATCATCAAGTCGTCATCGGTTCCAACTAATGCGTCTCTTTAG
- a CDS encoding GNAT family N-acetyltransferase, with product MTVVQDGGGDLRVAVGATTVMRLRLEEPLDRLKLSDTPDDLHLAISAVAAAAEAVFGWRPTLDRLVLDLAAGESLARELMNHGLVVMAGTELVLLPELLMQRPDNWLVNAGQPPMPQLHVMTDGKRHPRRPPKPAGKVYARFIPWLAEVISFRVADLDKDLHLLHRWMNDPRVDAFWNEAGDLEKHRRYLSGILSDPHMLPLIGCFDDEPFGYFELYWAKENRIAPFYDADDYDRGWHVVVGEDAYRGRRYISAWLPSLMHYMFLDDCRTQQIVGEPAAAHSQQIRNLEVSGFAKIKNFDFPHKRATLVTLLRERFFGDRLWLPAATAPATRS from the coding sequence ATGACAGTCGTTCAGGATGGCGGCGGAGACCTACGGGTTGCTGTGGGCGCCACGACCGTGATGCGGCTGCGGCTCGAGGAGCCGCTGGATCGCCTGAAACTATCGGATACGCCCGACGATCTGCACCTCGCGATATCTGCGGTTGCGGCGGCGGCAGAAGCCGTGTTCGGATGGCGGCCGACCCTTGACCGGCTTGTGCTGGATCTGGCCGCCGGAGAATCGCTTGCGCGCGAGCTGATGAACCATGGCCTCGTTGTCATGGCGGGAACGGAGCTTGTGTTGCTTCCGGAATTGCTGATGCAGCGGCCGGATAATTGGCTGGTCAATGCCGGACAGCCGCCAATGCCGCAACTCCATGTGATGACGGACGGGAAACGCCATCCGCGGCGCCCGCCCAAGCCTGCGGGAAAGGTGTATGCCCGCTTCATACCCTGGCTCGCCGAGGTGATCTCCTTTCGCGTCGCCGACCTCGACAAGGATCTGCACCTGCTGCACCGGTGGATGAACGATCCCCGCGTCGACGCGTTCTGGAACGAGGCGGGCGATCTCGAAAAGCATCGGCGCTATCTGTCGGGTATTCTGTCGGACCCGCATATGCTGCCGCTGATCGGCTGTTTCGATGACGAGCCGTTCGGCTATTTCGAGCTCTATTGGGCCAAGGAAAATCGCATTGCGCCGTTCTACGATGCCGATGATTACGATCGCGGCTGGCACGTCGTCGTCGGCGAGGATGCCTATCGCGGGCGCCGCTATATCAGCGCCTGGCTGCCGTCGCTGATGCACTACATGTTCCTGGACGATTGCCGGACGCAGCAAATCGTCGGCGAGCCGGCGGCAGCGCATTCGCAGCAGATCCGTAATCTGGAAGTTTCGGGATTTGCCAAAATCAAGAACTTCGATTTTCCGCACAAGCGGGCCACCCTCGTTACGCTGCTGCGCGAGCGCTTCTTCGGCGACCGGCTGTGGCTGCCGGCAGCCACAGCGCCGGCGACCAGGTCCTAA
- a CDS encoding ABC transporter substrate-binding protein yields MAVPSATSPQGFPEPDSMSTFVPDYRLSRRALLRAGAGIGGAALAGGLPMAFAQGGGSPSGPRVAALGWACAQTILALGMVPLVVPEIERYGRLVVEPAVPSSVQEIGLRSEPNLELLQSLAPDIIIIDPSIMAAMPRLKLVAPVEVFTIFKPGGHPLETARRSTMELAQRLGVQAACEAYLARFDVAMTGYREQVRGRGGKPLYLVSEIARNRALVFGPNSLYQEVLNQFGLKNAWTGQSGPWGHTSVGLEVLAAVPDARLVLLSSRVADIEALLKSSPVLQTLPFLRSGRLTVLGNQFFYGGVPAAERFARLLAERLPQDNNEQG; encoded by the coding sequence ATGGCGGTACCCTCCGCGACCTCGCCGCAAGGCTTTCCTGAGCCGGATTCCATGAGCACGTTTGTCCCCGACTACAGGCTGTCCCGCCGCGCGCTTCTAAGAGCGGGCGCGGGCATCGGCGGCGCGGCGCTTGCCGGTGGCTTGCCGATGGCATTTGCACAAGGCGGGGGATCGCCATCCGGCCCCCGCGTTGCCGCGCTTGGCTGGGCCTGTGCGCAGACGATACTGGCGCTCGGCATGGTGCCGCTGGTCGTTCCGGAGATCGAGCGCTACGGCAGGCTCGTCGTCGAACCGGCTGTCCCGTCGAGCGTTCAGGAAATCGGCCTGCGTTCGGAGCCGAATCTCGAACTGCTGCAGAGTTTGGCGCCCGACATCATCATCATCGATCCCAGCATCATGGCCGCCATGCCCCGGCTCAAGCTGGTCGCCCCGGTCGAGGTGTTCACGATCTTCAAGCCCGGCGGGCATCCCCTGGAAACCGCGCGCCGTTCGACGATGGAGCTTGCGCAGCGTCTCGGCGTGCAGGCTGCGTGCGAAGCCTACCTGGCGCGGTTCGACGTCGCCATGACAGGCTATCGCGAACAGGTTCGGGGCCGCGGTGGCAAGCCGCTCTATCTCGTCAGCGAGATCGCGCGCAACCGTGCGCTCGTATTCGGTCCGAACAGCCTCTATCAGGAGGTGCTCAATCAGTTCGGGTTGAAGAATGCCTGGACCGGGCAGAGCGGCCCGTGGGGGCACACCAGCGTCGGCCTCGAAGTTCTCGCCGCGGTCCCCGACGCGCGATTGGTGCTGTTGAGCTCGCGCGTTGCCGATATCGAGGCCCTGCTCAAGTCGAGTCCAGTACTGCAGACGCTGCCGTTCCTTCGGTCGGGACGGCTGACGGTGCTAGGCAATCAATTCTTCTATGGCGGTGTGCCGGCGGCGGAGCGCTTCGCACGTCTGCTCGCCGAACGTCTGCCGCAGGACAACAATGAGCAAGGTTGA
- the fhuB gene encoding Fe(3+)-hydroxamate ABC transporter permease FhuB: MSKVDALPARSGIEMHPAALIGLLFAAAFALTWRDLSGHLPAGAWLSVLWRPEINDPQQMLVHYTVFPRIAVALLAGAALGLAGTVCQQVLRNPLAEPSTLGVLNGAYLALALTTLWAPSLLAFGREWIALAGGFAAFLCVFGLTWKRALSPVVLVLAGLIVAYYCAVTTQALVLLNHEYLIGLFIWGAGFLNQQDWNNVTFLAPRLLISFVLIAAMVRPLTLLGFDDETARNLGLGLTRARVCALAIAIALSASVVSVVGVMGFVGLAAPAIVMLSGARRFRDRLIWAPLCGAMLLWLTDELVLLIPPGYREMPAGAVTALIGAPMLLVLLPRLRSTVLVGNLTPSVPPRLDHPWRMILFALALLLFVVWIALAVGVGSEGWRWSGLAGIQEFWPWRWPRVVSALAAGATLAVAGTLLQRMTGNPMAAPEVMGISYGAAMGVIVLLYLFPAHTRLAQIAAGGIGAFLVLALVLLFSRRSEFSPERVLLAGVAMSAAFGAIIAMALATGDPRIGMLLSLLTGSLYQIGPAEALVLAAAALILLVMVPMLSRWLDILPLGAAASRSVGISLGRSRIIIMLLTALLTATATLMVGLLSLVGFIAPHMARMMGAQRALHQAALAAMIGAILMVFADWAGRMVIFPFQMPAGIFAMMLAGPYLIWLLRPRRG; the protein is encoded by the coding sequence ATGAGCAAGGTTGACGCGCTGCCCGCCCGGTCCGGGATCGAGATGCATCCGGCCGCGCTGATCGGCCTGCTGTTTGCGGCGGCCTTTGCGCTGACGTGGCGGGATCTGTCGGGACATCTGCCGGCCGGCGCGTGGCTATCGGTGCTGTGGCGGCCCGAGATCAACGACCCGCAGCAGATGCTCGTGCACTATACCGTGTTTCCGCGCATCGCCGTGGCGCTGCTGGCCGGCGCGGCCCTTGGTCTCGCCGGCACCGTCTGTCAGCAGGTGCTGCGCAATCCGCTGGCTGAACCGAGCACCCTCGGTGTCCTGAATGGCGCCTATCTGGCGCTGGCTCTCACGACGCTGTGGGCGCCGTCGCTGCTCGCCTTCGGCCGCGAGTGGATTGCGCTGGCCGGTGGGTTCGCGGCCTTCCTGTGTGTGTTCGGACTAACCTGGAAACGTGCGCTGTCGCCGGTCGTGCTGGTGCTGGCCGGGCTGATCGTTGCCTATTATTGCGCCGTGACGACCCAGGCGCTGGTGCTGCTCAACCACGAATATCTGATCGGCCTGTTCATCTGGGGCGCCGGCTTCCTCAATCAGCAGGACTGGAACAACGTGACGTTCCTGGCGCCGCGATTGCTGATTTCCTTCGTGCTGATCGCGGCGATGGTTCGCCCGCTGACCTTGCTCGGATTCGACGACGAGACCGCGCGCAATCTCGGCCTCGGACTGACAAGAGCGCGGGTCTGCGCGCTGGCGATTGCGATCGCGCTCAGCGCCTCGGTCGTAAGCGTGGTCGGCGTGATGGGCTTTGTGGGCCTTGCCGCGCCGGCCATCGTCATGCTGTCAGGCGCGCGCCGGTTTCGCGACCGGCTGATCTGGGCCCCGCTTTGCGGCGCCATGCTGCTGTGGCTCACGGACGAGCTTGTGCTGCTGATCCCGCCCGGTTACCGCGAAATGCCGGCGGGCGCCGTGACAGCCCTGATCGGCGCGCCGATGTTGCTGGTGTTGCTGCCGCGGCTACGCTCCACCGTGCTGGTGGGAAACCTCACGCCATCCGTTCCGCCACGTCTCGATCATCCCTGGCGGATGATCCTGTTCGCGCTCGCCTTGCTGCTGTTCGTGGTCTGGATCGCGCTTGCCGTGGGCGTTGGCTCCGAGGGCTGGCGCTGGAGCGGCCTCGCCGGCATCCAGGAATTTTGGCCATGGCGCTGGCCGCGCGTGGTGTCGGCGCTGGCGGCGGGCGCGACGCTGGCCGTGGCCGGCACGCTGCTGCAGCGCATGACCGGAAATCCGATGGCTGCGCCGGAGGTGATGGGCATCAGCTACGGCGCTGCGATGGGCGTCATCGTTCTTCTCTATCTCTTTCCCGCTCACACGCGGCTGGCGCAGATTGCAGCGGGCGGGATCGGCGCCTTCCTCGTGCTGGCACTGGTGTTGCTGTTCAGCCGGCGGTCCGAATTCAGTCCGGAGCGGGTGCTGCTTGCAGGCGTCGCCATGAGCGCGGCGTTCGGCGCGATCATTGCCATGGCGCTGGCGACCGGCGATCCGCGCATCGGCATGCTTCTGTCGTTGCTGACGGGGTCGCTGTATCAGATCGGCCCGGCGGAGGCCCTGGTGCTTGCTGCCGCCGCGCTGATTCTGCTGGTCATGGTGCCGATGCTGTCCCGCTGGCTCGACATCCTGCCGCTGGGAGCGGCGGCATCGCGTTCGGTCGGCATCTCACTGGGCAGAAGCCGCATCATCATCATGCTGCTGACGGCTTTGCTGACGGCGACGGCGACGCTGATGGTGGGGCTATTGAGCCTGGTCGGCTTCATCGCCCCGCACATGGCGCGGATGATGGGCGCGCAGCGCGCCCTTCATCAGGCAGCGCTCGCTGCGATGATCGGGGCCATCCTGATGGTGTTTGCGGATTGGGCCGGGCGAATGGTGATATTTCCATTCCAGATGCCAGCCGGCATTTTCGCGATGATGCTTGCCGGGCCTTATCTCATCTGGCTGTTGCGCCCGCGGCGCGGATGA
- a CDS encoding siderophore-interacting protein produces the protein MDSLVSETRIALADAAGLAARMIDHLAEHDIAFEDQGGLMVAKLPFGTSSLAVEAEALKIRVEAKDKGHLEMLRSVVASHVIEFAGDEAPTIVWSGHESDGGTLANFREVRLKAATDLTPRMRRLTFTGDDIARFVNDDDLHVRLYFPPAGLAKPEWPWPAPDGRILWPEPDRRPVTRYYTIRRIDLEKREIDIDFVVHDHAGPGSAFAVNAQAGAICGMAGPLGRGIRPARWVMMAGDETALPAMARILETLPATATGEVFIEVADRLEEVPLVAPTGVTVRWLHRGDRPAGTTQLLVDAVKAVQWPDHRDVFAWVACEAQALKALRNHLREDRKLSRDQHLAVAYWSQRQP, from the coding sequence TTGGATTCGCTTGTTTCGGAGACCCGCATCGCGCTCGCCGATGCCGCCGGCCTCGCCGCCCGGATGATCGATCATCTGGCTGAGCATGACATCGCCTTCGAGGACCAGGGCGGCCTGATGGTGGCGAAGCTGCCGTTTGGAACCAGTTCGCTCGCCGTCGAGGCCGAGGCGCTCAAGATCCGCGTCGAGGCCAAAGACAAGGGCCATCTCGAAATGCTGCGCTCGGTCGTGGCGTCACACGTGATCGAGTTCGCCGGCGACGAAGCACCGACCATCGTCTGGTCCGGCCATGAGTCCGATGGCGGCACGCTGGCGAACTTCCGCGAAGTGCGGCTGAAGGCAGCGACCGACCTGACGCCGCGGATGCGCCGCCTGACCTTCACTGGAGACGACATCGCGCGCTTCGTGAACGACGATGACCTGCATGTCCGCCTCTATTTCCCCCCGGCGGGCCTCGCCAAGCCTGAATGGCCGTGGCCCGCGCCGGACGGACGAATCCTCTGGCCGGAACCGGACCGCAGGCCCGTCACCCGCTACTACACCATCCGCCGCATCGATCTGGAGAAGCGCGAAATCGATATCGATTTCGTCGTCCATGACCATGCCGGACCGGGTTCGGCATTCGCAGTCAACGCGCAAGCCGGCGCCATTTGCGGCATGGCCGGCCCGCTCGGGCGAGGCATTCGCCCGGCGCGCTGGGTGATGATGGCAGGCGACGAGACCGCCCTGCCCGCCATGGCGCGAATTCTCGAGACGCTGCCGGCAACGGCAACGGGCGAAGTCTTCATCGAAGTCGCCGACCGACTCGAAGAGGTTCCGCTGGTCGCGCCCACCGGCGTAACGGTCCGCTGGCTGCATCGCGGCGACCGTCCGGCCGGGACGACGCAGCTATTGGTCGATGCCGTCAAGGCCGTGCAATGGCCCGACCATCGCGACGTCTTTGCGTGGGTCGCGTGCGAGGCGCAGGCGCTGAAGGCGCTGCGAAATCATCTGCGCGAAGACCGAAAACTCTCCCGCGATCAGCATCTGGCGGTCGCGTATTGGAGCCAGCGCCAGCCATGA
- a CDS encoding alpha/beta hydrolase, with protein sequence MSNPMNLDPDIAALLDMVQAGTESGARIPFPQLTAVQARADFDASSPLLDVDPPALGYERQLSLPMRDGVVIETRLYAKEKPSNRNPVPVLLYMHGGGFVVGSLDSHQPLCRGLAEDSGAAVLSVGYRLAPEHKFPTAFEDVVDALAWIGREGLAAGLDAGRVAVGGDSAGGTLAAALAIEAKANRSLPQLVLQVLAYPGLSPRQTSDSYARYGSGYLLERNTVDWFFRQYLRDDADRDDWRFAPLAAKDLSGLPPALIVLAEFDPLVDEGRDYAARLRAAGVTVDLQIYPGMIHEFLRMGNVVADALRARAAIGQALASAFHAAGERAA encoded by the coding sequence ATGAGCAATCCCATGAATCTTGATCCAGACATCGCAGCACTGCTCGATATGGTGCAGGCGGGCACCGAAAGCGGCGCCCGCATTCCATTTCCGCAACTGACGGCCGTTCAGGCGCGGGCCGATTTCGATGCATCGTCGCCGCTGCTCGATGTCGATCCGCCGGCGCTTGGCTACGAGCGGCAACTCTCGCTGCCGATGCGCGATGGTGTGGTGATCGAGACGCGGCTCTATGCAAAGGAGAAGCCGAGCAACCGCAATCCGGTGCCGGTTCTTCTCTATATGCACGGTGGCGGCTTTGTCGTCGGAAGCCTCGATTCGCATCAGCCCTTGTGCCGCGGCCTTGCCGAAGACAGTGGCGCGGCCGTGCTGTCGGTCGGCTACCGGCTTGCGCCCGAGCACAAGTTTCCGACCGCCTTCGAGGATGTCGTCGATGCGCTGGCCTGGATCGGTCGCGAGGGCCTCGCGGCGGGACTGGATGCCGGCCGCGTCGCCGTCGGCGGCGACAGCGCCGGCGGGACGCTTGCCGCAGCGCTCGCCATCGAAGCCAAAGCGAACAGAAGCCTGCCGCAACTCGTGCTCCAGGTTCTCGCCTATCCCGGCCTGAGCCCCCGGCAAACGTCGGATTCCTACGCGCGGTACGGTTCCGGCTATCTCCTGGAACGCAACACCGTCGACTGGTTCTTCCGGCAATATCTCCGCGACGATGCCGACCGCGATGACTGGCGCTTTGCGCCGCTCGCTGCAAAAGATCTCTCAGGGCTGCCCCCGGCGCTCATCGTGCTGGCCGAATTTGATCCCCTTGTGGATGAGGGGCGCGACTACGCAGCAAGGCTCCGCGCCGCAGGCGTTACCGTCGATCTGCAGATCTATCCGGGCATGATCCATGAATTTCTGCGCATGGGAAATGTCGTGGCCGATGCCCTGCGGGCGCGGGCCGCGATCGGGCAGGCGCTGGCCAGCGCTTTCCATGCTGCCGGCGAAAGGGCGGCCTGA